The Candidatus Margulisiibacteriota bacterium genome window below encodes:
- a CDS encoding ferredoxin (involved in the electron transport chain; in Methanosarcina acetivorans this protein is part of a cluster involved in electron transfer during growth on acetate), giving the protein MIETILSPIAVLGSMGILFGIGLSYAAKIFAVSVDEKVALIRESLPGANCGGCGFPGCDGFAAAVAQGRAPIEACSVGGSEVSAKLGEIMGLSVAQTEKKAARVLCNGNCTAAVGKYDYYGIRDCVAASTIFAGHKSCSHGCLGFGTCLTACPFGAIGIENGVAVVNEALCTACGKCVAACPKKLIELVPVSGRYTVLCRSKDTGMATKKNCTVGCMGCMKCVKVCVPAAIGMEGPLAKINPVKCTNCGECAKVCPAKAIVMID; this is encoded by the coding sequence ATGATAGAGACAATATTATCTCCAATAGCTGTTCTCGGCAGTATGGGGATTTTATTTGGTATCGGGCTTTCGTATGCGGCAAAGATTTTTGCTGTTAGCGTTGACGAAAAAGTGGCATTGATTCGGGAATCGCTGCCGGGGGCAAACTGTGGCGGGTGTGGCTTTCCCGGGTGTGATGGCTTTGCAGCAGCTGTTGCGCAGGGGCGTGCGCCGATCGAGGCCTGTTCGGTAGGTGGAAGTGAAGTCTCTGCTAAACTCGGAGAAATTATGGGTTTGTCAGTAGCGCAAACCGAAAAAAAAGCAGCCAGGGTATTATGTAACGGTAATTGTACTGCGGCTGTCGGTAAATATGATTATTATGGTATTCGGGATTGCGTTGCTGCCTCAACGATATTCGCAGGGCACAAATCATGTTCTCACGGATGTCTGGGCTTTGGTACGTGCCTGACGGCCTGTCCATTTGGTGCAATTGGCATCGAGAATGGGGTTGCCGTAGTCAATGAAGCTCTTTGCACTGCCTGTGGCAAGTGTGTTGCGGCTTGTCCCAAGAAGCTTATTGAGCTGGTTCCGGTATCCGGCAGATATACGGTGTTATGCCGGTCGAAAGATACCGGGATGGCAACCAAAAAGAATTGTACTGTCGGCTGTATGGGCTGTATGAAATGTGTTAAGGTCTGCGTTCCGGCTGCAATCGGCATGGAAGGGCCGCTTGCGAAGATTAATCCTGTAAAGTGCACCAACTGTGGCGAATGCGCAAAAGTATGTCCGGCAAAAGCTATTGTTATGATCGATTAA
- a CDS encoding electron transport complex subunit RsxA has translation MLQQIMTAFLGAVLIENFVLVRFLGICPFLGVSRKTDTALGMGVAVVFVMAISSAVTWMVQEYILVTFHLEYLQTITFILVIATLVQLVELIIQKTSQALYKALGVYLPLITTNCAVLGVCIINVQKGSNFLDSFLYGTFAGMGFTLAIVLFAGIRERLVFSDIPENLKGFPISLISASLVSLAFFGFQGLIK, from the coding sequence ATGTTGCAACAAATAATGACGGCTTTTCTTGGTGCAGTACTCATCGAGAACTTTGTTTTGGTAAGGTTTCTGGGAATCTGTCCTTTTCTCGGAGTGTCGCGCAAGACCGATACTGCCTTGGGGATGGGGGTTGCTGTGGTATTTGTAATGGCGATCTCTTCTGCTGTAACCTGGATGGTACAGGAATATATTCTTGTTACGTTTCACCTTGAATATCTGCAGACAATAACTTTTATCCTGGTAATCGCCACGCTTGTGCAACTTGTTGAGCTGATTATCCAGAAGACCAGCCAGGCGCTCTATAAAGCCCTGGGAGTTTATTTGCCTTTGATAACAACGAATTGTGCTGTTTTGGGTGTTTGTATCATTAATGTTCAGAAAGGGAGCAATTTCCTTGATTCTTTTTTATACGGGACGTTTGCTGGTATGGGTTTTACGTTAGCGATAGTTCTTTTTGCGGGTATCAGGGAAAGACTGGTATTTTCCGATATCCCGGAAAACCTTAAAGGGTTTCCCATTTCATTAATTTCTGCATCGCTGGTTTCTCTGGCTTTTTTTGGATTTCAGGGGTTAATTAAATAG
- a CDS encoding electron transport complex subunit E — translation MNLFKILKNGIITENPTTKLVLGTCPTLAVTTSAINGIGMGISTTAVLIGSNFVISILRKSIPAKVRIPAFVIVIASFVTIVQMLLKAYVPSIDKALGIFIPLIVVNCIILARAETFASKNSPLASAFDGLGMGIGFTLALLVMGSFREILGNGTILGLKLFGESYSPALIMILPPGGFLAFGMLIGLTNKLSITKITASGCSGCKAPCKTVSETQPVPETVVRQEPVAQCSAKK, via the coding sequence ATGAACTTATTTAAAATACTTAAAAATGGCATTATAACCGAAAACCCTACCACAAAACTTGTCCTCGGGACGTGCCCTACTCTGGCGGTCACAACGTCCGCAATTAATGGCATTGGGATGGGCATATCCACGACCGCTGTCCTGATCGGGTCGAACTTCGTCATATCGATACTCAGAAAATCTATACCGGCTAAAGTCCGGATACCGGCATTTGTTATTGTTATCGCTTCGTTTGTCACTATTGTCCAGATGTTGCTGAAGGCTTATGTGCCTTCTATAGACAAAGCTTTGGGGATATTCATTCCTCTCATTGTGGTCAATTGTATTATTTTGGCAAGGGCAGAAACTTTTGCTTCCAAGAATTCTCCTCTAGCTTCGGCTTTTGACGGACTTGGAATGGGTATCGGGTTTACGCTTGCGCTTCTCGTTATGGGAAGTTTTCGGGAAATACTTGGGAACGGGACGATCCTTGGCCTTAAATTGTTTGGAGAGTCATATAGTCCGGCTTTGATAATGATACTTCCTCCGGGAGGGTTTCTGGCCTTTGGAATGTTAATAGGCCTGACAAATAAGCTGTCGATAACCAAAATAACTGCTTCAGGGTGTAGCGGGTGTAAGGCTCCGTGCAAAACTGTATCCGAAACACAACCAGTGCCGGAAACGGTTGTTCGGCAGGAACCGGTAGCCCAGTGTTCCGCGAAAAAATAG
- a CDS encoding electron transporter RnfG translates to MRDMLKPTLSLLFICVFFGFCLAVVNSLTADVIKQRVIESAQQQRKEVLPAAERFESLPVSTSSEIKAAYRGVASDKTIGYVFSSTPKGYGGAINVTVGIKMDGSLSGVKIGENKETPGLGTKAAEPGFINQYIKKSIKKVLTVVKIKPSADNEIQAISGATITSKAVTLAVNNSAAFAKSLIAQEVRAE, encoded by the coding sequence ATGCGTGACATGCTCAAACCAACACTTTCGCTTCTATTTATTTGTGTCTTTTTTGGATTTTGTCTGGCCGTTGTTAATTCCTTGACGGCAGATGTTATCAAACAGCGGGTCATTGAAAGCGCTCAGCAGCAACGAAAAGAAGTCCTTCCGGCAGCCGAACGCTTTGAATCTCTGCCTGTTTCTACTTCTTCCGAAATTAAAGCAGCCTATCGGGGTGTGGCCTCTGACAAAACGATCGGCTATGTTTTTTCATCAACTCCGAAAGGGTATGGAGGCGCAATCAATGTAACCGTAGGAATAAAAATGGATGGCAGCCTGTCAGGGGTCAAGATCGGAGAGAATAAAGAAACTCCGGGTCTCGGCACGAAAGCAGCAGAACCGGGTTTCATAAACCAGTACATAAAAAAAAGCATTAAGAAGGTGCTGACAGTCGTCAAAATAAAACCGTCTGCCGATAACGAAATACAAGCGATCAGCGGAGCCACGATTACCTCAAAAGCGGTGACGCTTGCCGTGAACAACTCTGCAGCGTTTGCTAAGTCCCTTATTGCTCAGGAGGTCCGCGCTGAATGA
- a CDS encoding Na+-transporting NADH:ubiquinone oxidoreductase subunit D has product MELNLIAGSSPHLRSKVSTSSIMRDVIIALMPALAASIYFFGLRAFLVILVTVLACVIAEMAANKFMKKAITISDYSAVVTGILLAFNLPPGIPLWIAALGGLFAIVIVKHMFGGLGHNFVNPALAARAFLMASWPVAMTTWVNPGLDAVASATPDAMASATPLALIKTGTEAAGSLPHLMDLFIGNVGGCIGETSVLALLIGAAYLVYRRIITLEIPLSFIGTTALLTWTLGGTTLFTGNFVYHIFAGGLMLGAFFMATDYTTSPITSRGKLIMGTGCGLLTAVIRLYGGYPEGVSYSILLMNLTVPLIDAYTIPKKFGIAKKSGGEKANA; this is encoded by the coding sequence ATGGAGCTTAATTTAATCGCAGGTTCTTCTCCTCATTTGAGAAGCAAGGTTTCTACTTCCAGTATTATGAGAGATGTCATTATTGCTCTGATGCCGGCACTTGCTGCTTCTATCTATTTTTTCGGGCTAAGAGCCTTTTTGGTGATCCTCGTTACGGTGCTTGCCTGCGTTATTGCTGAAATGGCGGCTAACAAGTTCATGAAGAAAGCTATTACCATAAGTGATTATAGTGCAGTTGTCACCGGGATATTACTGGCGTTTAATCTGCCACCCGGCATTCCCCTGTGGATTGCCGCTCTGGGCGGTCTATTTGCGATCGTTATAGTGAAACATATGTTTGGAGGTTTAGGTCATAATTTCGTTAACCCGGCGCTTGCTGCGAGAGCTTTTCTCATGGCGTCCTGGCCTGTGGCGATGACAACCTGGGTAAACCCGGGACTTGATGCGGTTGCCTCTGCTACGCCTGACGCGATGGCGTCTGCGACTCCGCTGGCCCTTATAAAAACCGGAACAGAAGCCGCCGGATCTCTACCGCACCTCATGGATTTGTTCATCGGGAATGTCGGTGGATGTATTGGCGAAACTTCTGTCCTGGCACTGTTAATCGGCGCGGCCTATTTGGTATACCGGAGGATCATAACCCTTGAGATCCCTTTATCTTTTATCGGAACAACCGCGTTGCTGACCTGGACGCTTGGTGGGACTACCCTGTTTACCGGTAATTTTGTTTATCATATTTTTGCCGGTGGATTAATGCTGGGGGCTTTTTTTATGGCGACTGATTACACTACCTCCCCGATTACTTCCAGGGGTAAACTTATTATGGGAACAGGCTGCGGGTTGTTAACTGCGGTTATTCGATTATATGGGGGATACCCGGAAGGGGTGTCGTACTCTATTCTGCTAATGAATCTGACGGTTCCATTGATCGACGCGTATACTATCCCCAAAAAATTCGGGATAGCAAAGAAATCCGGAGGTGAAAAAGCCAATGCGTGA
- a CDS encoding electron transport complex subunit RsxC: MKQILKTFKGGIKLPHHKHTSEMSTVTMPIPKKVVIPMLQHIGAPCAVLVKKGDKVKVGQKIGDSESFISAPVHSSVSGVVLNVKPVLYPGGFEVPSVEIEPDGLQEVYEGIMPPGNIPTKELISAIRESGIVGLGGAGFPTSVKLSPPPGKTLAVLIINGAECEPYITSDYREMMENPQGIIDGTRIIMDIAGIKKAFIAIESNKPEAIKLLTRLLRDDPDIKVASLRTVYPQGAEKQMIYTVSGREVPGGKLPADVGVLVQNINTASFIAGFIKTGMPLIKKRVTIAGSAVKEPKNVEVLIGTPLKDVFEFCGGFAQEPLKIIMGGPMMGIAQFSLDNMVVKHTNALLAFNRIDAELLKESACIRCGKCATVCPMGLLPLYINANMTKGLIEDTVKYSPADCIECGSCSYVCPAKRHLVQSIRYVKAELQKLAKKK; the protein is encoded by the coding sequence ATGAAACAAATATTAAAAACCTTTAAAGGCGGTATAAAATTGCCGCATCACAAACATACCTCCGAGATGTCGACGGTGACGATGCCGATACCAAAAAAAGTTGTCATTCCAATGCTTCAGCATATTGGAGCGCCTTGTGCTGTCCTGGTAAAAAAAGGGGACAAAGTAAAGGTAGGCCAGAAGATCGGGGATAGCGAGTCCTTTATCTCAGCTCCGGTGCATTCAAGCGTATCCGGGGTAGTGCTTAACGTGAAGCCGGTCCTTTATCCCGGTGGGTTCGAAGTTCCTTCGGTTGAAATCGAACCCGATGGTTTGCAGGAAGTGTATGAAGGAATCATGCCTCCGGGGAATATTCCAACAAAAGAATTGATCAGCGCGATCCGTGAATCAGGTATTGTTGGTCTTGGCGGCGCAGGGTTCCCAACTTCAGTTAAACTATCACCGCCACCTGGCAAAACACTTGCAGTGCTAATAATAAACGGGGCGGAATGCGAACCGTACATAACCTCCGATTACCGGGAGATGATGGAGAATCCGCAGGGCATTATTGACGGCACCAGAATTATCATGGATATTGCCGGAATAAAAAAAGCCTTTATAGCAATTGAATCGAACAAGCCTGAAGCCATAAAACTCTTAACCCGGCTCCTCAGGGATGATCCGGATATCAAAGTCGCGTCCTTAAGAACGGTTTACCCTCAGGGAGCAGAGAAGCAGATGATATATACTGTTTCCGGAAGAGAAGTCCCGGGCGGAAAACTTCCTGCCGATGTAGGAGTTCTTGTTCAGAATATTAATACGGCTTCGTTCATTGCCGGATTTATTAAGACCGGTATGCCGCTGATTAAAAAACGTGTAACTATCGCCGGATCGGCAGTCAAAGAACCTAAAAACGTAGAAGTACTTATCGGTACGCCATTAAAAGACGTATTCGAATTTTGCGGCGGTTTTGCGCAGGAACCGTTAAAGATTATTATGGGTGGCCCGATGATGGGAATAGCTCAGTTTTCGCTTGATAACATGGTCGTTAAGCATACGAACGCGCTCCTGGCCTTTAATCGGATAGATGCTGAGCTCCTGAAGGAGAGCGCATGTATCCGGTGCGGCAAATGCGCAACCGTCTGCCCGATGGGATTATTGCCCTTATACATTAACGCTAACATGACAAAGGGCTTGATAGAGGATACTGTTAAATACAGCCCGGCTGATTGTATAGAATGCGGAAGCTGTTCCTACGTCTGCCCGGCAAAAAGGCACCTGGTACAATCAATTCGCTATGTCAAAGCCGAACTTCAGAAACTGGCGAAAAAGAAATAA
- a CDS encoding FAD:protein FMN transferase encodes MNKLISLFLLLLLSTALLVSCASNFDRPYDSADLAMGTVITQKIYGKNAKQVAREAITRVKQLESLMTVYTPGGEIHKLNTLAGQAKVKLSPESMYVLKKSLEYATLSNGAFNVMVGPLSKRWRVTSENPSVPTPAEIKKLLTLIDYKGLKLYEKESSAKLAMKGQIVDLGGIAKGFAGDEVIKIYKEKGIKSAFINVGGNIVALGYKPDGTSWNIGIQHPREKNGTYIGTVRLANKAIATSGDYERFFMKGNKRYHHIFDPKTGYPSESDLMSVTIIADQAIDADALSTATFVLGLKKGLRLIDSIKGINAIFITGDKKIYITEGLTGSFALNANEKEFELLNGKTTQ; translated from the coding sequence ATGAACAAACTTATCTCTCTATTTCTATTATTATTATTATCCACCGCACTGCTAGTCTCCTGCGCCTCTAATTTCGACAGGCCTTACGACTCGGCTGATCTTGCAATGGGTACGGTCATCACACAAAAAATATACGGTAAAAACGCAAAACAGGTCGCCCGGGAAGCAATAACCAGGGTGAAACAATTAGAAAGCCTGATGACGGTATATACTCCCGGCGGCGAGATTCATAAACTTAATACCCTGGCAGGGCAAGCCAAAGTAAAACTTAGCCCAGAATCCATGTATGTGCTGAAAAAATCGCTGGAATACGCGACATTAAGTAACGGAGCCTTCAATGTCATGGTCGGTCCGTTATCAAAAAGATGGCGCGTTACCTCAGAAAACCCTTCAGTCCCAACACCAGCAGAAATAAAAAAGCTTTTAACGCTGATTGATTACAAAGGTCTGAAGCTCTACGAAAAAGAGTCTTCAGCCAAGCTTGCGATGAAAGGGCAAATAGTCGATCTCGGAGGCATCGCGAAAGGGTTCGCAGGGGATGAAGTTATAAAAATATATAAAGAAAAAGGCATAAAATCAGCATTTATAAATGTCGGCGGCAATATTGTCGCGTTAGGGTATAAACCGGACGGGACTTCGTGGAATATCGGGATTCAACACCCCAGGGAAAAAAACGGGACCTATATCGGTACAGTTAGGCTCGCCAACAAAGCTATTGCCACATCCGGCGATTATGAGCGGTTTTTTATGAAAGGCAATAAACGGTACCACCACATTTTTGATCCCAAGACCGGATATCCTTCGGAATCAGACCTCATGAGCGTTACGATCATTGCAGATCAAGCTATCGATGCCGATGCATTATCCACTGCAACCTTCGTTCTGGGATTAAAAAAAGGCCTGCGCCTGATAGATAGCATAAAAGGAATAAACGCAATCTTTATTACCGGAGATAAAAAAATATATATAACCGAAGGATTAACCGGGTCTTTCGCACTGAATGCTAATGAGAAAGAATTTGAATTGTTGAATGGGAAAACCACCCAATAA
- a CDS encoding metallophosphoesterase, producing MARKNMKNMLYYIMLISIILLIMFLYILVNYYIYGKLLAIIPNNRLWLLIYRITFIAVASSFLVGRIIERVNSGIVSGTIILVGSFWLGIAYYLFLFFLAADVIIFLLTFFHLVPGTRIAGTMLLRSWTFVALVTALTVFGHLNSKNIRVTTIRLDIPKQAGTLKTLNLVAVSDIHLGTLIRNSRLKHIIDTVNSLNPDIVLLPGDVVDEDLAPVIKYNMGDELKAIKSKFGVFASTGNHEYIGGVESAVHYLSQYGIKYLRDEKALVNNSFYLIGREDSSRFRFTGKKRKELQDIMTGIDKNYPLLLMDHQPRNLKDAYNNKIDFQISGHTHNGQLFPNSFITNMIFKKSWGYLRDGQTHYYVSCGVGTWGPPMRIGSIAEVTNIIINFKP from the coding sequence ATGGCAAGAAAAAATATGAAAAATATGCTGTATTACATAATGTTGATTTCGATAATTTTGTTGATAATGTTTTTATACATTTTAGTGAATTATTATATCTACGGTAAATTGCTGGCGATCATTCCTAATAATCGTTTATGGCTGTTAATTTATCGAATAACTTTTATAGCGGTAGCCAGTTCTTTTTTGGTAGGGAGGATTATTGAGCGTGTTAATTCCGGTATCGTGAGTGGGACGATAATTCTGGTTGGCTCGTTCTGGTTAGGAATTGCATATTATCTGTTTTTGTTTTTTTTAGCTGCCGATGTAATCATTTTTTTGCTAACTTTTTTTCATCTGGTTCCAGGTACCAGAATAGCCGGTACTATGCTGCTAAGGTCTTGGACTTTCGTAGCTTTGGTGACAGCGCTAACGGTTTTTGGGCACCTTAATTCAAAGAATATCAGAGTCACGACAATCAGGTTGGATATACCCAAGCAGGCGGGTACGTTGAAGACGCTTAATCTCGTTGCTGTGAGTGATATTCATTTAGGTACCTTGATCCGTAACTCTCGCCTGAAACATATTATTGATACCGTGAATAGCCTAAATCCTGATATTGTCCTTCTTCCCGGTGATGTGGTTGATGAAGATCTTGCGCCGGTAATTAAATATAATATGGGTGACGAGCTTAAGGCAATTAAGTCCAAATTCGGGGTATTCGCCAGTACCGGCAATCATGAGTATATTGGTGGAGTTGAATCTGCGGTGCATTATCTTTCTCAATATGGGATCAAGTACCTTCGAGACGAAAAGGCGCTGGTAAATAACAGCTTTTATTTGATTGGCAGAGAGGATTCGAGCCGGTTCCGGTTTACAGGAAAGAAAAGAAAAGAGTTACAGGATATTATGACCGGTATCGACAAAAATTACCCCTTACTCCTGATGGACCACCAGCCGCGGAATCTTAAAGATGCTTATAATAATAAAATAGATTTTCAGATATCCGGACACACGCATAACGGGCAGCTATTCCCGAATAGCTTTATTACCAATATGATTTTCAAAAAAAGCTGGGGTTACTTGAGAGATGGTCAAACGCATTATTATGTTTCTTGTGGGGTAGGTACCTGGGGACCTCCAATGAGGATTGGCAGTATCGCTGAAGTAACCAACATTATCATTAACTTTAAACCATAA
- a CDS encoding 2-hydroxyacid dehydrogenase: MKTKIALFDAKAYDIESFNSTNREFGFDIKYFENRLSDDTVSLAKGFNVVCAFVNDTMDAKVIDVLKESGIDLIALRSAGYNNVDLKASYNNIHVVRVPAYSPYTVAEHAVALMLTLNRKTHKAFYRTRDNNFTIKGLLGFEMHGKTAGIIGTGKIGKCLVKILKGFGMEVLAYDKFPDEQFAKEEKFEYVDLDTLFNKSDIISLHCPLTKETFHLINVQTMAKMKAGVMIINTGRGKLIDTKALIEEIKSQKIGSAGLDVYEEESEYFFEDFSATVVEDDTLARLLSFTNVLVTAHQGFFTKEALATIAHTTLQNIKDYFADSKLENEICYKCDEKVCVKQLKGRCF; encoded by the coding sequence ATTAAAACAAAAATTGCTCTTTTCGATGCGAAAGCCTATGACATCGAGTCTTTTAATTCTACAAATAGAGAATTTGGCTTTGATATAAAGTATTTTGAAAACCGGTTAAGTGATGACACTGTTAGTCTCGCGAAAGGTTTTAACGTTGTCTGTGCTTTTGTGAACGATACTATGGATGCAAAGGTTATCGACGTCCTCAAAGAATCCGGCATAGACCTTATTGCACTGCGAAGTGCCGGGTATAATAATGTTGATTTGAAAGCCAGCTACAATAATATCCACGTTGTGAGAGTTCCAGCTTATTCTCCCTATACTGTTGCGGAACATGCCGTAGCCCTGATGCTTACGCTCAATCGTAAGACCCACAAGGCTTTTTACCGCACAAGGGATAATAACTTTACGATTAAAGGTCTGTTGGGATTTGAGATGCACGGAAAGACCGCCGGAATTATCGGGACCGGAAAAATTGGGAAATGCCTGGTCAAAATATTAAAAGGGTTTGGGATGGAAGTGCTGGCTTATGATAAGTTCCCGGATGAACAATTCGCTAAGGAAGAGAAATTTGAATATGTTGATCTTGATACTCTTTTTAATAAGTCTGACATTATTTCGCTTCATTGCCCGCTTACCAAAGAAACCTTCCATCTGATAAATGTTCAGACCATGGCGAAGATGAAAGCCGGGGTCATGATTATTAATACCGGACGTGGCAAGCTGATCGATACCAAAGCATTGATTGAAGAGATCAAGTCGCAGAAAATTGGTTCAGCCGGGCTTGACGTCTATGAAGAGGAAAGTGAATATTTTTTCGAAGATTTTTCGGCTACGGTAGTGGAAGATGATACGCTGGCAAGGCTGCTTTCCTTTACGAACGTACTGGTGACTGCTCATCAGGGATTTTTTACCAAAGAGGCGTTAGCCACTATTGCCCATACTACCTTACAGAATATTAAGGATTATTTTGCTGACAGCAAACTGGAGAATGAGATTTGCTACAAATGTGACGAGAAAGTCTGTGTTAAGCAGCTTAAAGGCCGCTGCTTTTGA
- a CDS encoding copper resistance protein CopZ, translating to MKKEIINVEGMSCQHCVSSIKNALGGLSGVSGVEIDLKSHTASVEYDEAIVSIARIRETIEDQGYDVV from the coding sequence ATGAAAAAAGAAATCATTAATGTTGAGGGCATGAGTTGCCAGCATTGCGTAAGTTCGATTAAGAATGCTTTAGGTGGGCTTAGTGGTGTTAGCGGGGTTGAAATCGACTTGAAGAGCCATACCGCTTCAGTCGAATATGACGAAGCGATAGTCTCAATTGCCCGTATTCGAGAAACAATCGAGGACCAGGGATACGATGTTGTTTAA